ACTGCCGGCGCAATAACTCCTACGGTATCACATGTTCTTCCCTCCTCTTGGGGAAGCTGATCAATCAGACATTGTAAACAAGGTGTCTTCCCGGGCACAATGGGTAGGACTATCCCGTAACTTGTTAAACAACCTCCATATACCCAAGGGACGCCTGCTTTTGCACAGGCGTCATTGATAATAAATCGTGTATTAAAATTATCCGTCCCATCCACCACAAAATCAGCCTGTTCCACAAGGCGTTCTGCAGTTTCTGGTCCAAATTCCTCCACAATTCCTTCAACTGTAATTGCAGAGTTAATTGCTTGAAGCCGTTTGGCAGCAGCTTTTGCTTTCGTCCGAGAAAGTTCAGCATCCTCCTCTGTAAAAAGCTGTTGCCTACTTAAATTGCTCCACTCGACATAGTCACGATCAATAATGGTAATTTTTCCAATCCCCGCTCGGGCTAACATTTCACTATTTGCACTACCTAATGCTCCTGCACCGACAATGACGACATGCTTTTCAGCTAATTTTTCCTGACCATCTTTTCCAATAGGTGCAAAAAGTGCTTGGCGTGAATAACGCTCACGTATCATTCTATCATCGCCGTTTCTGGACTGCTTTTTGTTGCATATGTTTTTTTCGGTATCCTTCCCGCTTCGTATCCTAATCGACCGGCTTCAACGGCTAGCTTCATCGCTTTAGCCATTTTCACTGGATCATCTGCCCCCGATACAGCAGTATTTAACAAAATTCCGTCTGCACCGAGTTCCATGGCGTACGCAGCATCACTCGGTGAGCCGATACCAGCGTCTACAATGACTGGAACACTGGATTGTTCCATAATAAACTGCAGATTTAACGCATTCACTACTCCTTGCCCTGATCCAATTGGCGAAGCACCAGGCATCACCGCATGTACACCAGCTTCCTCTAGTCGTTTCGCCAACACGACGTCATCAGATGTGTAAGTTAATACAGTAAATCCTTCCTCAAGCAATTGTACAGACGCCTTCATCGTTTCAAATGGATCAGGCAGCAATGTTTTATCACAGCCAATAATCTCTACCTTGATCATGTCACATAATTCAGAGGCTTTCGCTAAACGAGCTATTCGAACTGCTTCTTCTGCTGTTTTAGCCCCGGCTGTATTCGGAAGCAACGTATATTTTTTTAAATCGAGTTCCTCTAATAAGTTAGGTTCATTCGCATCAAAAATATTCATTCTTCGGACTGCAAATGTTAAAATTTCTGCTTGCGATACCCTCACTGCTTCTCTTTGCACTTGGAAGCTAGGATACTTTCCCGTACCTAGCAATAATCTTGATTGAAATGTTTGCTTACCAATTTGTAACATCGTATTAACCTCCCCCTACAAAATGAACAATTTCAATAGCGTCTCCATCCGCTAACATTGTTTGTTTGTAATCTGTTTTTTTAACAATCTCTTTATTTCGTTCAACAGCTGCTATCTTCTCTTGTATGTCATAGGCTTCTAACAAATCAGCAATTGTCATTGCCTTATTATCGAATTGCAATATTTCTCCATTTACTTGAATATCCATTAAAAATCCTCCCTTCCATCCATTGATGTGCATCAACATCCAGAGTACGCTGAAAACACCATATTTCCTGAAGATACTGTGACA
This genomic interval from Virgibacillus pantothenticus contains the following:
- a CDS encoding ThiF family adenylyltransferase, giving the protein MIRERYSRQALFAPIGKDGQEKLAEKHVVIVGAGALGSANSEMLARAGIGKITIIDRDYVEWSNLSRQQLFTEEDAELSRTKAKAAAKRLQAINSAITVEGIVEEFGPETAERLVEQADFVVDGTDNFNTRFIINDACAKAGVPWVYGGCLTSYGIVLPIVPGKTPCLQCLIDQLPQEEGRTCDTVGVIAPAVQITAAYQTAECLKYLTGYELSQEMLNFDVWQRKHVSVNISSLIDSHCPSCSPKATYPYLMKQQGIQTAVLCGRDTVQVRPAQTGNLSLASLVKQLKPLSESMKDNGELLIFTIENTRFVVFKDGRTLIHGVKDVNQAKKLYQRYIGA
- a CDS encoding thiazole synthase, whose product is MLQIGKQTFQSRLLLGTGKYPSFQVQREAVRVSQAEILTFAVRRMNIFDANEPNLLEELDLKKYTLLPNTAGAKTAEEAVRIARLAKASELCDMIKVEIIGCDKTLLPDPFETMKASVQLLEEGFTVLTYTSDDVVLAKRLEEAGVHAVMPGASPIGSGQGVVNALNLQFIMEQSSVPVIVDAGIGSPSDAAYAMELGADGILLNTAVSGADDPVKMAKAMKLAVEAGRLGYEAGRIPKKTYATKSSPETAMIE
- the thiS gene encoding sulfur carrier protein ThiS, translating into MDIQVNGEILQFDNKAMTIADLLEAYDIQEKIAAVERNKEIVKKTDYKQTMLADGDAIEIVHFVGGG